The Coffea arabica cultivar ET-39 chromosome 3c, Coffea Arabica ET-39 HiFi, whole genome shotgun sequence genome contains a region encoding:
- the LOC113734607 gene encoding major allergen Pru ar 1-like, with translation MAPVTSSYEVTCSIPPARLFKATILEEKHLHKILPQGVKSVEILEGDGGVGTIKLTTFVEGGELKTAKQKVDGIDKEKFTYSYTVLEADGFNDVIEKICCVIKFEPSADGGSICKTTNTYYPKGGAQISEEHVKGGKEKGLGMVKAVEAYLHANPTAYN, from the exons ATGGCCCCTGTCACTTCCAGTTATGAGGTCACCTGCTCAATCCCTCCTGCAAGGTTGTTCAAGGCCACCATCCTTGAAGAGAAGCATCTTCACAAGATCTTGCCACAGGGCGTTAAGAGTGTCGAAATCCTTGAAGGAGATGGTGGAGTTGGCACAATTAAGTTGACCACATTTGTTGAAG GTGGCGAGCTTAAGACTGCCAAACAGAAAGTTGATGGAATTGACAAAGAAAAATTTACATACAGTTATACTGTACTTGAAGCTGATGGATTTAACGATGTAATCGAGAAAATCTGTTGTGTCATCAAATTTGAACCCTCTGCTGATGGAGGTTCAATCTGCAAAACCACTAACACATACTACCCCAAGGGTGGTGCACAGATCAGTGAGGAACACGTCAAGGGAGGAAAAGAGAAGGGTTTGGGAATGGTTAAGGCTGTTGAGGCTTACCTCCACGCAAATCCTACTGCCTACAACTAA